A genome region from Haloimpatiens massiliensis includes the following:
- the rpmG gene encoding 50S ribosomal protein L33, producing the protein MRVKVTLACTECKQRNYNTMKNKKNNPDRVEMQKYCKFCHKHTLHKETK; encoded by the coding sequence ATGAGAGTTAAAGTAACTTTAGCTTGCACAGAGTGCAAACAAAGAAATTATAATACAATGAAAAACAAGAAAAACAACCCTGACAGAGTTGAAATGCAAAAATATTGTAAATTCTGCCATAAGCATACACTTCATAAAGAAACAAAATAG
- the rpoB gene encoding DNA-directed RNA polymerase subunit beta: MVHPIQVGKRTRMSFSKVKETAKMPNLIEIQLDSYNWFLEEGLQEVFDDINPIQDYTGNLVLEFVGYKLDIDNIKYYVEECKERDTTYSAPLKVKIRLLNKETGEIKEQEVFMGDFPLMTEQGTFVINGAERVIVSQLVRSPGVYYALSLDKTGKKLFSSTVIPNRGAWLEYETDSNDVIYVRIDKTRKLPISILARAMGCGSDIQLTDFFGEEERLKATIEKDNTKNTEEALLEIYKRLRPGEPPTVESAISLIDSLFFDAKRYDLSKVGRYKFNKKLALNLRIANALAANDIVNPSTGEIIVESGEKIDREAAKKIQNLGINVVDIKVEDRIIRVIGNNFVDIHEHINFNIDDLNIRELVHYPTLKEILESYSDEETIKAEIRKNISKLIPKHITKDDIFATISYQLGLPYGIGDTDDIDHLGNRRLRAVGELLQNQFRIGLSRMERVVKERMTIQDQEGITPQALINIRPVAAAIKEFFGSSQLSQFMDQTNPLSELTHKRRLSALGPGGLSRERAGFEVRDVHYSHYGRMCPIETPEGPNIGLINSLAAYARVNEYGFIETPYRIIDKKAGRITDEIRYFTADEEDGFLVAQANEPIDESGHFVDDKITVRYKEEVLIVPREEVDVIDISPRQIVSVATAMIPFLENDDASRALMGSNMQRQAVPLLKPQAPIVGTGIEFKAAVDSGVLPKAKNAGTVVYVDAEEVRVKRDKDGGIDKYKLLKFKRSNQGTCINQRPIVDKGDKLDIGSVLADGPSTDLGEIALGKNIRMGFITWEGYNYEDAMLVSEQLVRDDVFTSIHIEEYEAEARDTKLGPEEITRDIPNVGDDALKDIDERGIIRIGAEVRSGDILVGKVTPKGETELTAEERLLRAIFGEKAREVRDTSLRVPHGEAGIIVDVKVFTRENGDELPPGVNELVRCYIAQKRKISIGDKMAGRHGNKGVISRILPEEDMPFLPDGRPLQICLNPLGVPSRMNIGQVLEVHLGWAASKLGWHVATPVFDGAMEEDIVDCLKQAGYAEDGKTYLYDGRTGEPFDSRVTVGYMYILKLHHLVDDKIHARSTGPYSLVTQQPLGGKAQFGGQRFGEMEVWALEAYGAAYTLQEILTVKSDDVVGRVKTYEAIVKGENIPEPGVPESFKVLIKELQALCLNVKVLNDEQQEIEIKESVDEKSDEDLDINIEGNEDSMPVGIEKSEASEEEIEVDEKDLEEDELDINEEEYDLSFGEDFSELELNDFNDEH; the protein is encoded by the coding sequence ATGGTACATCCTATCCAGGTTGGTAAGAGAACAAGAATGAGCTTTTCAAAAGTTAAGGAAACGGCAAAAATGCCAAATCTAATTGAAATTCAGTTAGATTCCTACAATTGGTTCTTAGAAGAAGGACTTCAAGAGGTATTTGACGATATAAATCCTATTCAGGACTACACAGGAAATCTTGTTCTAGAATTCGTAGGTTATAAGCTAGACATTGATAACATCAAGTATTACGTGGAAGAATGTAAAGAAAGAGATACCACATATTCAGCACCGTTAAAAGTTAAGATAAGATTACTTAACAAGGAAACAGGAGAGATAAAAGAGCAGGAAGTTTTCATGGGAGACTTCCCTTTAATGACGGAACAGGGTACTTTTGTAATAAATGGTGCCGAAAGAGTAATTGTAAGCCAATTAGTTAGATCTCCAGGGGTATATTATGCTCTATCGTTGGATAAGACTGGAAAAAAATTATTTTCTTCAACAGTTATACCAAACAGAGGTGCATGGTTAGAGTATGAAACTGACTCTAACGATGTAATATATGTAAGAATTGACAAAACTAGAAAATTACCTATATCAATTCTTGCAAGAGCAATGGGTTGCGGATCAGATATACAATTAACTGATTTCTTTGGAGAAGAAGAAAGATTAAAAGCAACTATAGAAAAGGACAATACAAAAAATACCGAGGAAGCTTTATTAGAAATATATAAGAGATTAAGACCAGGAGAACCACCAACAGTAGAGAGTGCAATATCTCTTATTGATTCGTTATTTTTTGATGCTAAAAGATATGATTTGTCTAAGGTTGGAAGATACAAGTTTAATAAAAAACTTGCATTAAACTTAAGAATAGCTAATGCGCTAGCAGCTAATGATATAGTTAATCCTTCTACTGGAGAAATCATTGTAGAGAGCGGAGAAAAAATAGATAGAGAAGCTGCTAAGAAAATACAGAACCTAGGTATTAATGTAGTAGACATAAAAGTAGAAGACAGAATTATAAGAGTTATAGGAAATAACTTTGTAGATATACATGAACATATAAACTTTAATATTGATGACTTGAATATAAGAGAACTTGTACACTATCCAACTTTAAAGGAAATACTAGAAAGTTATAGTGATGAGGAAACTATAAAAGCAGAAATACGAAAAAATATATCTAAACTTATTCCAAAGCATATAACTAAAGATGATATATTCGCAACCATAAGTTATCAATTAGGATTGCCTTATGGAATAGGAGATACAGATGATATAGATCATTTGGGAAATAGAAGATTAAGGGCTGTAGGAGAATTATTACAAAATCAATTTAGAATTGGTTTATCTAGAATGGAAAGAGTAGTTAAAGAAAGAATGACTATTCAAGACCAAGAAGGAATAACTCCTCAAGCGCTTATCAACATAAGACCAGTAGCTGCGGCTATTAAAGAGTTCTTTGGAAGTTCTCAGCTTTCACAGTTCATGGATCAGACTAATCCACTATCAGAGTTGACACACAAGAGAAGGTTGTCAGCATTAGGACCAGGAGGTCTTTCAAGGGAAAGAGCGGGATTTGAAGTAAGAGACGTTCACTATTCTCATTATGGTAGAATGTGTCCAATAGAAACTCCAGAAGGACCAAACATAGGTCTTATAAACTCCCTTGCTGCTTATGCTAGAGTAAATGAATATGGATTTATAGAAACACCATATAGAATTATAGATAAGAAAGCAGGAAGAATAACTGATGAAATTAGATATTTTACTGCTGATGAAGAAGATGGATTCTTAGTAGCTCAAGCTAATGAACCTATTGATGAAAGTGGGCATTTTGTTGACGACAAAATAACAGTTAGATATAAAGAAGAAGTTTTAATAGTGCCTAGAGAAGAGGTTGATGTAATAGATATATCACCAAGACAAATAGTTTCTGTTGCTACTGCTATGATTCCATTCCTAGAAAATGATGACGCCAGCCGTGCTCTTATGGGATCAAACATGCAACGTCAGGCAGTACCACTATTAAAGCCACAGGCACCTATAGTAGGAACTGGAATAGAATTTAAAGCTGCCGTAGACTCAGGAGTTTTACCAAAAGCTAAAAATGCTGGAACAGTAGTTTATGTGGATGCTGAAGAGGTAAGAGTTAAAAGAGATAAAGATGGCGGTATCGATAAATATAAATTACTTAAATTCAAAAGATCTAACCAAGGAACGTGTATAAATCAAAGACCTATAGTCGATAAAGGAGATAAACTAGATATTGGCTCTGTTTTAGCAGATGGACCATCTACTGACTTAGGTGAAATAGCTTTAGGTAAAAATATACGTATGGGCTTTATTACTTGGGAAGGATATAATTACGAGGATGCTATGCTAGTTTCAGAGCAATTAGTTCGTGATGATGTGTTTACATCTATTCATATAGAGGAATATGAAGCAGAAGCTAGAGACACTAAACTAGGACCAGAAGAAATTACAAGAGATATACCAAATGTAGGAGACGATGCGCTTAAAGATATAGATGAAAGAGGAATAATAAGAATAGGTGCAGAGGTAAGGTCTGGAGATATCTTAGTAGGAAAGGTTACTCCAAAAGGAGAAACTGAATTAACTGCTGAGGAACGACTTTTAAGAGCTATATTTGGTGAAAAGGCTAGAGAGGTTAGAGATACTTCACTTAGAGTGCCACATGGAGAAGCTGGTATAATAGTAGATGTAAAAGTATTTACTAGAGAAAATGGAGATGAGCTTCCACCAGGAGTTAATGAGCTTGTAAGATGTTATATAGCTCAAAAGAGAAAGATATCTATAGGAGATAAAATGGCAGGAAGACACGGTAATAAGGGTGTTATTTCTAGAATTTTACCAGAGGAAGATATGCCTTTCTTACCAGATGGAAGACCACTTCAGATATGCTTAAATCCACTAGGCGTTCCTTCACGTATGAATATCGGTCAGGTACTTGAGGTTCATTTAGGATGGGCAGCTAGTAAATTAGGATGGCATGTAGCGACTCCTGTATTTGATGGTGCTATGGAAGAAGATATAGTAGATTGTTTAAAACAAGCAGGATATGCTGAAGATGGAAAAACTTATTTATATGATGGAAGAACTGGAGAACCATTTGATAGTAGAGTAACAGTAGGTTACATGTATATACTAAAACTTCACCACTTGGTTGATGATAAGATACATGCTAGATCTACAGGACCATACTCTCTAGTAACTCAACAACCTCTAGGTGGTAAAGCACAATTTGGAGGTCAAAGATTTGGGGAGATGGAAGTTTGGGCACTTGAAGCTTACGGTGCAGCATATACTCTACAAGAAATACTAACAGTTAAGTCTGACGATGTAGTGGGTAGAGTTAAGACTTATGAAGCTATTGTTAAGGGAGAAAATATACCTGAACCAGGTGTACCAGAATCATTTAAGGTTCTTATAAAAGAACTTCAAGCATTGTGCTTAAATGTAAAAGTTCTAAATGATGAACAGCAAGAAATAGAGATAAAAGAATCCGTAGATGAAAAATCTGATGAAGATTTGGATATAAATATAGAGGGAAATGAAGATTCGATGCCTGTAGGTATTGAAAAATCAGAAGCTAGTGAAGAAGAGATTGAAGTAGACGAAAAAGATTTAGAAGAAGATGAGTTAGACATAAATGAAGAAGAATATGACTTATCTTTTGGAGAAGACTTTAGCGAATTAGAACTTAACGATTTTAATGATGAACATTAA
- the tuf gene encoding elongation factor Tu — MSKSKFERSKPHVNIGTIGHVDHGKTTLTAAITTVLSKTGKAAATKYDEIDKAPEEKERGITINTSHVEYETDNRHYAHVDCPGHADYVKNMITGAAQMDGAILVVSAADGPMPQTREHILLASRVGVNHIVVFLNKADMVDDPELLELVEMEVRELLSEYGFDGDGCPVITGSALEALQNSDDEGKTACIYELMAAVDEYIPTPERATDKEFLMPVEDVFTITGRGTVATGRVERGVLHVGDEVEIVGLSEEKRKVVVTGVEMFRKLLDEAMAGDNIGALLRGIQRADIERGQVLAKPNTVHPHKKFVGQVYVLKKEEGGRHTPFFNGYRPQFYFRTTDVTGSIALPEGTEMVMPGDHIDMNVELITQVAMEEGLRFAIREGGRTVGSGVVTTIVE, encoded by the coding sequence ATGTCAAAGTCAAAATTTGAAAGAAGTAAACCACACGTAAATATAGGAACAATAGGTCACGTAGACCACGGTAAGACAACATTAACAGCAGCAATTACAACAGTATTATCAAAAACAGGAAAAGCAGCAGCAACAAAATATGACGAAATAGACAAGGCACCAGAAGAAAAAGAAAGAGGAATCACAATCAATACATCACACGTAGAATATGAAACAGACAACAGACACTACGCACACGTAGACTGCCCAGGCCACGCTGACTATGTAAAGAACATGATAACAGGAGCAGCACAAATGGATGGAGCAATCCTAGTAGTAAGTGCAGCAGATGGTCCAATGCCACAAACAAGAGAACATATACTACTAGCATCAAGAGTTGGAGTTAACCACATAGTAGTATTCTTAAACAAAGCAGACATGGTAGACGATCCAGAATTATTAGAACTAGTAGAAATGGAAGTAAGAGAATTACTAAGTGAATATGGATTTGACGGAGACGGATGTCCAGTAATAACAGGATCAGCATTAGAAGCATTACAAAACTCAGACGATGAAGGAAAAACAGCATGCATCTATGAATTAATGGCAGCAGTAGATGAATATATACCAACACCAGAAAGAGCAACAGACAAAGAGTTCTTAATGCCAGTAGAAGATGTATTCACAATAACAGGAAGAGGAACAGTTGCAACAGGAAGAGTAGAAAGAGGAGTATTACACGTAGGAGACGAAGTAGAAATCGTTGGACTAAGTGAAGAAAAGAGAAAAGTAGTAGTAACAGGAGTAGAAATGTTCAGAAAGTTACTAGACGAAGCAATGGCTGGAGATAACATAGGAGCATTATTAAGAGGTATCCAAAGAGCAGACATCGAAAGAGGTCAAGTATTAGCAAAACCAAATACAGTACACCCACACAAGAAATTTGTAGGTCAAGTGTACGTATTAAAGAAAGAAGAAGGTGGAAGACATACACCATTCTTTAATGGATACAGACCACAATTCTACTTCAGAACAACAGACGTAACAGGTTCAATCGCATTACCAGAAGGAACAGAAATGGTTATGCCAGGAGACCACATCGACATGAATGTTGAATTAATAACTCAAGTAGCTATGGAAGAAGGATTAAGATTCGCTATAAGAGAAGGCGGAAGAACTGTAGGTTCAGGAGTTGTTACTACTATAGTTGAATAA
- the rplK gene encoding 50S ribosomal protein L11, with protein MAKKVMGLIKLQLPAGKASPAPPVGPALGQHGVNIMGFCKEFNAKTANQAGMIIPVVITVYQDRSFSFILKTPPAAVLLKKAAGVESGSGEPNKKKVAKVTKAQVREIAEVKMPDLNAGSVEAAMRMVEGTARSMGITIEE; from the coding sequence ATGGCTAAAAAAGTAATGGGATTAATAAAACTTCAACTTCCTGCAGGTAAGGCGAGCCCAGCACCACCAGTTGGACCAGCACTAGGACAACACGGTGTTAATATAATGGGATTCTGTAAAGAATTTAACGCTAAAACTGCAAATCAAGCAGGAATGATAATACCAGTTGTTATAACTGTATATCAAGACAGATCTTTCAGTTTTATTCTTAAAACTCCACCAGCAGCAGTATTATTAAAGAAAGCTGCAGGAGTAGAAAGCGGTTCTGGAGAGCCTAACAAAAAGAAAGTTGCTAAAGTAACTAAGGCTCAAGTAAGAGAAATTGCTGAAGTTAAAATGCCAGACTTAAATGCAGGATCAGTTGAAGCAGCTATGAGAATGGTTGAAGGTACTGCAAGAAGTATGGGCATAACAATAGAAGAGTAA
- the rlmB gene encoding 23S rRNA (guanosine(2251)-2'-O)-methyltransferase RlmB — protein sequence MESGNNAPIREDLIEGRNPVMEAIKSRRTIEYIMVSKGEKTGSIRELIRVARDKRIVIKEVDKKKLDSISQTGAHQGVIAVITPYKYCDLKDILDYAKEKGEKPFIIILDEIEDPHNFGSIIRTAEVCGVHGIIIPKRRNVGVTPTVYKSSAGAIEHVKIAKVTNVNNAIDELKEHGVWVYGADMSGKDYCFNVDFSGAVALVIGSEGHGVSKLTRKKCDILVKIPMTGQINSLNASVAGGIIMYEILKQRIK from the coding sequence ATGGAAAGTGGAAATAATGCACCTATAAGAGAGGATTTGATTGAGGGAAGAAATCCTGTGATGGAAGCCATAAAGAGCAGAAGGACTATAGAATATATAATGGTTTCAAAGGGAGAAAAAACAGGAAGTATAAGAGAACTTATAAGGGTTGCAAGAGATAAAAGGATAGTAATAAAAGAAGTGGATAAGAAAAAATTAGATAGTATAAGTCAAACAGGAGCTCATCAGGGGGTTATCGCAGTAATTACTCCGTATAAATATTGTGATTTAAAAGATATATTAGACTACGCAAAAGAAAAAGGGGAAAAACCTTTTATAATTATTTTGGATGAAATAGAAGACCCTCATAATTTTGGTTCAATTATAAGAACGGCAGAGGTTTGTGGAGTACATGGAATAATAATACCTAAAAGAAGAAATGTGGGGGTAACTCCAACAGTATATAAGTCTTCAGCAGGTGCTATTGAACACGTTAAAATTGCTAAAGTAACTAATGTGAATAATGCAATTGATGAACTTAAAGAACATGGAGTTTGGGTTTATGGAGCTGATATGTCAGGAAAGGATTATTGTTTTAATGTAGACTTCTCCGGTGCAGTGGCATTGGTTATAGGAAGTGAAGGACATGGAGTTTCAAAGCTTACTAGAAAGAAATGTGATATATTAGTAAAAATACCTATGACAGGACAAATAAATTCATTAAATGCATCAGTGGCTGGTGGAATAATAATGTATGAAATATTGAAACAAAGGATAAAATGA
- the rplA gene encoding 50S ribosomal protein L1, with amino-acid sequence MAKVGKKYQESSKLVDRNTLYTAGEALDLTVKTSKAKFDETVELAVRLGVDPRHADQQVRGAVVLPHGTGKTVKVLVFAKGDKAKEAEAAGAEYVGAEELAQKIQSENWFDFDVVVATPDMMGVVGRLGRILGPKGLMPNPKSGTVTFDVAKAINEIKAGKVEYRVDKTAIIHVPVGKSSFGVEKLSENLRALMEAIIKAKPAALKGQYIKSISVSSTMGPGVKINPAKALD; translated from the coding sequence ATGGCAAAAGTAGGTAAGAAATACCAAGAAAGTTCAAAACTAGTGGATAGAAATACTCTATACACTGCTGGAGAAGCATTGGATTTAACTGTTAAAACTTCAAAAGCTAAATTTGATGAAACAGTAGAGTTAGCTGTAAGACTTGGAGTAGACCCAAGACATGCAGATCAACAAGTTAGAGGAGCAGTAGTGCTTCCACACGGAACAGGTAAAACTGTTAAGGTTTTAGTTTTTGCAAAAGGTGACAAAGCTAAAGAAGCAGAAGCAGCTGGAGCAGAATATGTAGGAGCTGAGGAATTAGCTCAAAAAATACAAAGCGAAAACTGGTTTGATTTTGATGTAGTTGTTGCAACTCCAGATATGATGGGTGTTGTTGGTAGATTAGGTAGAATTCTTGGACCTAAGGGATTAATGCCAAACCCAAAATCAGGCACAGTAACATTTGATGTAGCTAAAGCTATAAACGAAATAAAAGCTGGTAAAGTTGAGTATAGAGTTGATAAAACTGCTATAATCCACGTTCCAGTAGGAAAGTCTTCATTTGGTGTTGAAAAATTATCAGAAAACTTACGTGCTTTAATGGAAGCTATAATAAAAGCTAAACCAGCAGCTCTTAAAGGACAATATATTAAGTCAATTTCTGTATCAAGCACAATGGGACCAGGAGTAAAAATTAATCCAGCTAAAGCACTAGATTAA
- the secE gene encoding preprotein translocase subunit SecE, with translation MASNVEMKDKSHITDRGIIGFFKGLKAEFKRFTWPTKEDIKKSTIAVLVFCAIFVAITGLMDKGFASLFNLVFLNK, from the coding sequence ATGGCTAGTAATGTAGAAATGAAAGATAAATCTCATATAACTGACAGAGGGATAATAGGCTTTTTTAAAGGTTTGAAAGCTGAATTTAAAAGATTTACTTGGCCAACAAAAGAAGATATTAAGAAGTCAACTATAGCAGTATTAGTATTTTGTGCTATATTTGTAGCAATTACAGGCTTAATGGATAAAGGTTTTGCCAGCCTCTTTAATTTGGTGTTTTTAAATAAGTAA
- the rplJ gene encoding 50S ribosomal protein L10 — protein MSKNRQLKEEKVQEIKGKLEKAQGIILAKYQGLTVEEDTELRKRLREAGVEYKVYKNTLVTLAAKELGHEGIVEYLNGPLSIAFGYEDPTAPARVLNDFAKDHKKLELKAGIVQGEIFDEAKVKELASIPPKEVLLAKLLGSFKAPLSNLVYLLNAVKEKQESEQE, from the coding sequence GTGAGCAAGAATAGACAATTAAAAGAAGAAAAAGTTCAGGAAATTAAGGGAAAATTAGAAAAAGCTCAAGGAATAATCCTTGCTAAATATCAAGGTTTGACAGTTGAGGAAGATACTGAACTAAGAAAAAGATTAAGAGAAGCTGGTGTTGAATATAAAGTTTATAAAAACACATTAGTAACTTTGGCTGCGAAAGAATTAGGACATGAAGGAATAGTTGAATACCTAAATGGACCACTTTCAATAGCTTTTGGATATGAAGATCCAACTGCTCCAGCAAGAGTATTGAATGATTTTGCTAAGGACCATAAAAAATTGGAACTTAAAGCAGGAATAGTTCAAGGTGAAATATTTGATGAAGCTAAAGTTAAAGAGCTTGCATCAATACCACCAAAAGAAGTTTTACTTGCAAAACTTCTTGGAAGCTTCAAAGCTCCATTATCAAATCTTGTTTACTTACTAAATGCTGTAAAGGAAAAACAAGAATCTGAACAAGAATAA
- the sigH gene encoding RNA polymerase sporulation sigma factor SigH, with protein sequence MPEIQQSNSSFENKLDEEIVMEAKQGDSMAQEYLINKYKNFVKAKSKSYFLIGADKEDIYQEGMIGFYKAIRDFKPDKLSSFKAFAELCVTRQIITAIKTATRQKHIPLNTYISLNKPIYDEESDRTLLDILSGIKVTDPEELVISKEEVNHIETEIGQILSDLEMEVLMSYLDGKSYQEIACDLDRHAKSIDNALQRVKRKLEKCLSKR encoded by the coding sequence ATGCCAGAGATTCAGCAATCTAATTCTTCATTTGAAAATAAGTTAGATGAAGAGATTGTTATGGAAGCTAAACAAGGGGATAGTATGGCTCAAGAATATTTAATAAATAAATATAAAAATTTTGTTAAAGCTAAATCTAAATCATATTTTCTCATTGGTGCAGATAAAGAAGATATTTATCAAGAGGGAATGATTGGATTTTACAAAGCTATTAGAGATTTTAAGCCAGATAAGCTTTCTTCTTTTAAAGCTTTTGCAGAATTATGTGTAACTAGACAAATAATCACAGCTATTAAGACAGCCACAAGACAAAAACATATACCTTTAAATACGTATATATCTTTAAATAAGCCAATATATGATGAGGAATCTGATAGAACGCTATTAGATATATTATCTGGAATAAAAGTTACAGATCCTGAAGAGTTAGTTATAAGTAAAGAAGAGGTTAATCATATTGAAACCGAGATAGGTCAAATACTTTCAGATCTTGAAATGGAAGTTTTAATGTCCTATTTAGATGGTAAATCTTATCAAGAAATAGCTTGTGATTTAGATAGGCATGCTAAATCTATAGATAATGCTCTTCAAAGGGTGAAAAGAAAATTAGAAAAATGTCTTAGTAAAAGGTAA
- the nusG gene encoding transcription termination/antitermination protein NusG, protein MPEEAKWYVVHTYSGYENKVKVNLEKTIGNRNLENLILDIQVPMEEQVEEKDGKKKVTLKKIFPGYVLIKMIMSDESWYVVRNTRGVTGFVGPGSKPVPLTEEEIRTMGIKDKPVDIDLEIGESVKVVSGPLEEFVASIQEINIEKGTVKGLVNMFGREILAELEFNQIKKID, encoded by the coding sequence ATGCCAGAAGAAGCTAAATGGTATGTAGTTCATACATATTCAGGATATGAAAATAAAGTAAAAGTGAATTTAGAAAAAACAATAGGAAATAGAAATTTAGAAAATTTAATACTTGATATACAAGTTCCTATGGAGGAACAAGTTGAAGAAAAAGATGGAAAGAAAAAAGTTACTTTAAAGAAAATATTCCCAGGATATGTATTGATTAAAATGATAATGAGTGACGAATCTTGGTATGTTGTAAGAAATACTAGAGGAGTTACAGGGTTTGTAGGCCCAGGATCAAAGCCGGTGCCTCTTACTGAAGAAGAGATACGAACAATGGGAATAAAAGATAAGCCGGTGGATATTGACTTAGAAATTGGCGAGAGCGTAAAAGTTGTATCAGGACCACTGGAAGAGTTTGTAGCTTCAATCCAAGAAATAAATATAGAAAAAGGTACAGTAAAAGGATTAGTTAATATGTTTGGCAGGGAAATACTTGCTGAACTTGAATTTAATCAAATAAAAAAAATTGATTAA
- the rplL gene encoding 50S ribosomal protein L7/L12 — protein sequence MTREDIIQAIKEMSVLELNELVKACEEEFGVSAAAPVAVAGAAGAAAGAAEEKTEFEVVLASAGGQKIKVIKAVREITGLGLKEAKEIVDGAPKTLKEGVSKEDAEAMKAKLEEVGASVEIK from the coding sequence ATGACAAGAGAAGATATAATTCAAGCTATAAAAGAAATGTCTGTTTTAGAATTAAATGAATTAGTAAAAGCATGTGAAGAAGAATTCGGAGTAAGTGCAGCAGCACCTGTAGCAGTTGCTGGAGCAGCTGGAGCAGCAGCTGGAGCAGCTGAAGAAAAAACTGAATTCGAAGTTGTATTAGCTAGTGCTGGTGGACAAAAGATCAAAGTTATCAAAGCTGTTAGAGAAATAACTGGTCTTGGATTAAAAGAAGCTAAAGAAATAGTAGACGGAGCTCCTAAGACATTAAAAGAAGGCGTATCTAAAGAAGATGCAGAAGCTATGAAAGCTAAATTAGAAGAAGTTGGAGCATCAGTTGAAATAAAATAA
- a CDS encoding NYN domain-containing protein has translation MRYVYIDGYNVINSWPELRKIKDHSLEGARNQLIDTIQEYAVYRGHKVFIVFDAHMVLGSIEKREKIGDVMVVFTKEGETADSFIEKSVNNIGRKKDVLVVTSDSLEQQLAFQRGATRMSSIEFRCEINNIRSKINLRTQKDYSRNRTWLEDVVDKETLEKLEKIRRNN, from the coding sequence ATGAGGTACGTTTATATAGATGGCTATAATGTAATAAATAGCTGGCCAGAGCTGAGAAAAATTAAAGACCATAGTTTAGAAGGAGCAAGAAATCAACTAATAGATACCATACAAGAATACGCTGTTTATAGGGGACATAAGGTTTTTATAGTTTTTGATGCTCATATGGTATTAGGTAGTATTGAAAAGAGAGAAAAAATAGGTGATGTCATGGTTGTTTTTACTAAAGAGGGAGAGACAGCAGATAGCTTTATTGAAAAAAGTGTAAATAATATAGGAAGAAAAAAAGACGTTTTAGTAGTTACTTCTGATTCACTAGAACAACAATTAGCATTTCAAAGAGGTGCTACAAGAATGTCGTCTATAGAATTTAGGTGTGAAATAAATAATATAAGAAGTAAAATTAATCTAAGAACTCAAAAAGATTATTCTAGAAACAGAACTTGGTTAGAAGATGTAGTTGACAAGGAAACATTGGAAAAACTTGAAAAAATCCGCAGAAATAATTGA